A window from Peromyscus eremicus chromosome 5, PerEre_H2_v1, whole genome shotgun sequence encodes these proteins:
- the Galns gene encoding N-acetylgalactosamine-6-sulfatase isoform X2, producing the protein MRVKGPGSCRKWRCRGLRGNRFYEEFPINLKTGEANLTQLYLQEALDFIRTQHARQSPFFLYWAIDATHAPVYASRPFLGTSLRGRYGDAVREIDDSVGKILSLLQNLGISKNTFVFFTSDNGAALISAPKEGGSNGPFLCGKQTTFEGGMREPAIAWWPGHIAAGQVSHQLGSIMDLFTTSLSLAGLKPPSDRVIDGLDLLPSMLQGHTMDRPIFYYRGNTLMAVTLGQYKAHFWTWTNSWEEFRKGIDFCPGQNVSGVTTHTQEEHTELPLMFHLGRDPGERFPLSFASDEYQDVLSRITQVVQQHQKSLVPGQPQLNVCSQAVMNWAPPGCEKLGKCLTPPESVPEKCSWPH; encoded by the exons ATGAGGGTGAAGGGGCCAGGCAGCTGCAGGAAATGGCGGTGCCGGGGTCTGCGGGGCAACAG attttatGAAGAATTCCCAATTAACCTGAAGACCGGGGAAGCTAACCTCACCCAACTCTACTTACAG GAAGCTCTGGACTTCATCAGGACACAGCATGCAAGGCAGAGCCCCTTCTTCCTCTACTGGGCCATCGACGCCACTCATGCACCAGTTTATGCCTCAAGACCTTTCTTGGGTACCAGCCTTCGAGGGCG GTATGGTGATGCTGTTCGGGAAATAGATGACAGTGTTGGGAAAATCCTGAGCCTTCTGCAGAACTTGGGCATCAGTAAGAACACATTTGTCTTCTTCACATCTGATAACGGTGCAGCCCTCATTTCTGCTCCCAAAGAAG GTGGCAGCAATGGTCCCTTCCTGTGTGGGAAGCAGACTACATTTGAAGGTGGGATGAGGGAACCTGCGATCGCTTGGTGGCCGGGGCACATTGCTGCAGGCCAG GTCAGCCACCAGCTGGGAAGCATCATGGACCTCTTTACCACCAGCCTGTCCCTTGCAGGCCTGAAGCCACCCAGTGACAGGGTAATCGACGGACTTGACCTGCTCCCCAGCATGCTTCAGGGCCACACCATGGACAG GCCCATATTTTACTACCGTGGCAACACACTGATGGCAGTCACTCTTGGCCAGTACAAGGCCCACTTCTGGACTTGGACCAACTCCTGGGAGGAGTTCAGAAAG GGCATTGACTTCTGTCCCGGTCAGAATGTCTCAGGAGTCACAACCCATACCCAGGAAGAACACACGGAACTACCCCTGATGTTCCACCTGGGACGTGACCCAGGGGAGAGATTCCCACTCAG CTTTGCCAGTGATGAATACCAGGATGTCCTCAGCAGGATTACCCAGGTTGTCCAGCAGCACCAGAAGTCCTTGGTCCCTGGACAGCCCCAGCTCAATGTGTGTAGCCAGGCTGTCATG AATTGGGCACCCCCAGGCTGTGAAAAGTTAGGGAAGTGTCTGACACCTCCTGAGTCTGTCCCTGAGAAGTGCTCCTGGCCCCATTAG
- the Aprt gene encoding adenine phosphoribosyltransferase, with the protein MAEPELQLVAQRIRSFPDFPIPGVLFRDISPLLKDPDSFRASIHLLANHLKSTHGGKIDYIAGLDSRGFLFGPSIAQELGLGCVIIRKRGKLPGPTVSVSYALEYGKAELEIQKDALEPGQKVVVVDDLLATGGTMRAACELLGQLRAEVVECVSLVELTSLKGREKLGPIPFFSLLQYE; encoded by the exons ATGGCGGAGCCTGAGTTGCAGCTAGTGGCGCAGCGCATCCGCAGTTTCCCCGACTTCCCCATCCCCGGCGTGCTGTTCAG GGATATCTCGCCCCTCCTGAAGGACCCCGACTCCTTCCGAGCTTCCATCCACCTCCTGGCCAATCACCTTAAGTCCACGCACGGCGGCAAGATCGACTACATCGCAG GCTTAGACTCCAGGGGCTTCCTGTTTGGCCCCTCCATAGCTCAGGAGCTGGGCCTGGGCTGTGTGATTATCCGGAAGCGCGGAAAGCTGCCGGGCCCCACAGTGTCAGTCTCCTATGCTCTGGAGTATGGCAAG GCTGAACTGGAAATCCAGAAAGACGCCTTAGAACCTGGGCAGAAAGTGGTTGTTGTAGATGATCTCCTGGCCACTGGAG GAACCATGCGTGCGGCCTGTGAGCTGCTGGGCCAGCTACGGGCTGAGGTGGTGGAGTGTGTGAGCCTGGTGGAGCTGACCTCGCTGAAGGGCAGAGAGAAGCTAGGGCCCATACCATTCTTCTCTCTTCTGCAGTATGAATGA